A single uncultured Methanolobus sp. DNA region contains:
- the thsA gene encoding thermosome subunit alpha — MAGQMAGQPIFILREGSQRTRGREAQSNNIMAAKAVAEAVRTTLGPKGMDKMLVDSLGDVVITNDGATILKEMDIEHPAAKMIVEVSKTQDDEVGDGTTTAAVIAGELLKKAEELIEQDVHPTIIASGYRMASEKAGEIIKTLAKSVTRENRDILLNISGTAMTGKGAEATKEVLANITVDAITSIVDEDNKVDMENIKVEKKVGARIEESELIKGMIIDKERVHTNMPKKVVNAKIALINTAIELKDTEVDAEISITSPEMLQSFLDQEEKMIKDLVDKVTSSGANVVFCQKGIDDMAQHYLAKAGVFAIRRVKKSDMQKLARATGAKLITNVDEITDADMGKADLVEEKKIGGDPMTFVTGCDNPKAVSILLRGGTEHVIDNIERALNDSLRVVGVAIEDEKLVAGGGSPEVEVALRLQEYAATLSGREQLAVKAFAEALEVIPRTLAENAGLDPIDMLMELRAHHEKGIKTAGLNVYEGKVIDMWEAGVVEPLRVKTQAINAAAESAVMILRIDDIIASRQGPSGPSAEDMVPNLPPGMGGMDM, encoded by the coding sequence ATGGCAGGACAGATGGCTGGACAGCCAATTTTCATATTAAGAGAAGGAAGCCAGAGAACCAGAGGCAGAGAAGCACAGAGCAACAACATCATGGCTGCTAAGGCAGTCGCTGAAGCTGTCAGAACAACACTTGGTCCAAAAGGAATGGACAAGATGCTTGTAGACAGTCTCGGAGATGTAGTAATCACAAACGATGGTGCAACCATCCTTAAAGAGATGGACATCGAGCACCCTGCAGCAAAAATGATCGTTGAAGTTTCCAAGACCCAGGACGATGAGGTAGGAGACGGAACAACAACTGCTGCTGTAATTGCCGGAGAACTCCTCAAGAAGGCAGAAGAGCTTATCGAGCAGGATGTACACCCAACAATCATCGCATCCGGTTACAGAATGGCTTCAGAGAAGGCTGGCGAGATCATCAAGACACTTGCAAAGTCAGTGACCAGAGAGAACAGGGACATACTCCTGAACATTTCCGGAACAGCAATGACCGGAAAGGGTGCAGAGGCAACAAAGGAAGTCCTTGCAAACATCACTGTTGACGCTATCACAAGCATTGTTGATGAAGACAACAAGGTCGACATGGAAAACATCAAGGTCGAGAAGAAGGTCGGCGCACGTATCGAAGAGTCAGAGCTCATCAAGGGCATGATCATCGACAAGGAACGTGTACACACCAACATGCCAAAGAAGGTAGTAAACGCAAAGATCGCACTCATCAACACAGCAATCGAACTTAAGGACACAGAAGTCGATGCTGAGATCTCAATCACATCACCTGAGATGCTCCAGTCCTTCCTTGACCAGGAAGAGAAGATGATCAAAGACCTTGTTGACAAGGTAACCAGCAGTGGTGCAAACGTCGTATTCTGCCAGAAGGGAATCGATGACATGGCACAGCACTACCTTGCAAAGGCAGGAGTCTTCGCAATCAGACGTGTAAAGAAGAGCGACATGCAGAAACTCGCAAGAGCAACCGGCGCAAAGCTCATCACAAACGTTGACGAAATTACCGATGCTGACATGGGTAAGGCAGACCTTGTAGAAGAGAAGAAGATCGGCGGCGACCCAATGACCTTCGTAACAGGCTGTGACAATCCAAAGGCAGTATCAATCCTCCTCCGTGGCGGAACAGAGCACGTTATCGACAACATCGAGAGAGCACTCAACGACTCCCTCAGAGTAGTCGGCGTAGCAATCGAAGACGAGAAGCTCGTAGCTGGCGGCGGATCACCTGAAGTAGAGGTCGCACTCAGACTCCAGGAATACGCAGCAACACTCAGCGGCAGAGAGCAGCTTGCAGTCAAGGCATTCGCAGAGGCTCTTGAAGTAATTCCAAGAACCCTTGCAGAGAACGCAGGTCTTGACCCAATAGACATGCTCATGGAGCTCCGTGCACACCACGAGAAGGGCATAAAGACAGCAGGCCTCAACGTCTACGAAGGAAAGGTTATCGACATGTGGGAAGCTGGCGTAGTAGAGCCACTCAGAGTGAAGACCCAGGCAATCAACGCAGCAGCAGAGTCCGCAGTCATGATCCTCAGGATCGACGACATCATTGCATCCAGACAGGGCCCATCAGGACCTTCTGCAGAAGACATGGTTCCAAACCTCCCACCAGGAATGGGCGGAATGGACATGTAA
- a CDS encoding restriction endonuclease subunit S: MRDIKIKDIATVQMGYSFRSKLEASENGNIAVIQMKDLLDDNTVECTGLMKIDMPNPKEQHFARIGDMVFRSRGQVNTSAVILEDPEDAIIAAPLLRIRVTDPETVLPEYLNWYISQTDAQRYLTSVQAGTSVNMIRSKQLEQMPVHIPSLSIQKNIVELAALSARERTILNTLAEKRDKYISTLLLQLAKEDENDE, from the coding sequence GTGAGAGATATAAAAATCAAAGATATCGCAACAGTACAGATGGGATATTCATTCAGATCTAAACTGGAAGCATCTGAAAATGGGAATATTGCAGTTATCCAGATGAAAGATCTGCTTGATGATAACACTGTAGAATGCACGGGTTTAATGAAAATAGATATGCCGAATCCAAAAGAACAGCATTTTGCCCGAATCGGAGATATGGTGTTCAGGTCAAGAGGGCAGGTAAATACTTCTGCAGTCATCCTTGAGGATCCAGAAGATGCCATTATAGCTGCTCCTTTGCTAAGGATCAGAGTTACAGACCCTGAAACTGTTTTGCCGGAATATCTGAACTGGTACATTAGCCAGACCGATGCTCAGCGTTATCTGACTTCCGTGCAGGCAGGAACCTCAGTTAATATGATCAGAAGCAAACAACTGGAACAGATGCCTGTTCACATACCTTCTTTGAGTATCCAGAAAAATATCGTTGAGCTGGCAGCATTGTCTGCCAGGGAACGGACAATATTGAATACACTGGCCGAAAAGAGAGATAAGTACATTTCAACATTATTACTGCAGCTTGCAAAAGAGGACGAGAATGATGAATAA
- a CDS encoding type I restriction-modification system subunit M codes for MMNKIDQKDVNNAAWAACDTFRGVVDPAQYKDYILVMLFLKYISDVWQDHYDSYREQYGNDDARIRRKLERERFVLPVVRLVETDEKTGEETLLDEFPATYYSLYDRRAAANIGELINIVLDHIEESNKSKLEGVFRNIDFNSEANLGKTKDRNRRLKQLLEDFHKPQLNMKPSLVSEDVIGNTYIYLIERFASDSGKKAGEFFTPSKVTELVAMLAKPEPGDRICDPACGSGGLLIQAGRQVGSRDFALFGQESNGSTWALCRMNMFLHSFDSARIEWCDTLNSPLLVEDDRLMKFNCVVANPPFSLDKWGAENAESDRYNRFWRGVPPKSKGDWAFISHMVEVALEKEGRVAVVVPHGVLFRGAKEGEIRRKMIEENLLDAVIGLPGNLFPTTNIPVAILVFDRSREKDGARENCKDVLFIDASGDFVSGKNQNTLSDEHLARIMEVYDSRENVDKYAHVADFAEIRENDFNLNIPRYVDTFEEEEEIDIDAVQQEIDELEKELAEVRVKMAEKLRVIKR; via the coding sequence ATGATGAATAAAATTGACCAGAAGGATGTCAATAATGCAGCATGGGCTGCATGTGACACATTCAGAGGAGTTGTTGACCCGGCACAATACAAGGATTACATCCTTGTTATGTTGTTCCTGAAATACATATCCGATGTGTGGCAGGATCATTATGATTCATACAGGGAACAGTACGGAAATGATGATGCCCGAATCAGACGCAAGCTGGAACGTGAAAGGTTTGTCCTCCCGGTTGTAAGGTTAGTTGAAACCGATGAGAAAACAGGAGAAGAAACCTTACTGGATGAGTTCCCTGCTACATATTACAGCCTTTATGACCGCAGAGCTGCTGCCAACATCGGAGAATTGATCAACATCGTCCTTGACCATATTGAAGAATCAAACAAGAGCAAGCTGGAGGGCGTTTTCCGCAACATTGATTTTAACAGTGAAGCAAACCTCGGAAAAACCAAGGACAGGAACAGGCGTTTGAAGCAGCTTCTGGAAGATTTCCACAAACCGCAGTTGAATATGAAGCCAAGTCTTGTTTCCGAGGATGTTATCGGAAATACCTACATTTACCTGATAGAGAGATTTGCTTCGGATTCCGGTAAAAAGGCAGGGGAATTCTTTACCCCGTCAAAGGTTACGGAACTTGTTGCCATGCTGGCAAAGCCAGAACCGGGTGATCGTATATGTGATCCTGCATGCGGATCCGGTGGTCTTCTGATACAGGCGGGCAGACAGGTAGGTAGCCGTGATTTTGCCCTTTTCGGACAGGAGTCGAATGGCAGTACGTGGGCATTGTGCCGCATGAATATGTTCCTGCACAGTTTTGACAGCGCTCGAATCGAGTGGTGCGATACACTAAACAGCCCGCTTCTGGTTGAGGACGACCGTTTGATGAAGTTCAACTGTGTTGTTGCCAATCCGCCTTTCTCACTGGACAAGTGGGGAGCTGAGAATGCAGAAAGCGACCGATATAACAGATTCTGGCGTGGCGTTCCTCCAAAAAGCAAGGGAGACTGGGCTTTTATCAGCCACATGGTTGAAGTGGCACTGGAAAAAGAAGGACGTGTGGCTGTGGTTGTTCCCCATGGAGTTCTTTTCAGGGGAGCTAAGGAGGGGGAGATCCGCAGGAAGATGATCGAGGAGAATCTGCTTGATGCGGTAATCGGCCTTCCGGGAAACCTGTTCCCGACCACCAATATTCCAGTAGCCATTCTGGTATTTGACCGCTCACGGGAAAAGGATGGAGCCAGAGAGAACTGCAAGGATGTTCTTTTCATCGATGCAAGCGGGGATTTTGTGTCAGGGAAGAACCAGAACACACTTTCGGATGAGCATCTGGCAAGAATCATGGAAGTGTACGATTCCAGAGAGAATGTGGATAAATATGCTCATGTAGCTGACTTTGCTGAGATCAGGGAGAACGATTTTAACCTGAATATCCCCCGCTATGTGGACACATTCGAGGAGGAAGAGGAGATCGATATCGATGCTGTCCAGCAGGAGATCGATGAGCTGGAAAAGGAGCTGGCAGAGGTCAGAGTGAAGATGGCTGAGAAGTTGAGGGTGATCAAGAGATGA
- a CDS encoding virulence RhuM family protein — MSESGKKLIRNSTAEFLIFTGQAGEQSIEVRYEDETIWLSQKMMATLFEVHVATINQHLKNCYAQFEINKNETIRNFLIVQTEGGREVKRSVDFYNLDAVISVGYRVNSIRATQFRQWATRVLHDFAIRGYVLDKKRMENGSFLNEDYFEHLLEEIREIRLSERRFYQKITDIYATSVDYNKNAPTTKVFFARVQNKLHFAIHGHTAAELIVERADSTKTNMGLSTWENAPDGKILKGDVSVAKNYLAKGELESLGRIVNAYLDLAEERARRRIPMTMEDWAKRLDKFLEFDDRAVLHDSGKITADAAKEYAESEFQKYRIVQDRMFESDFDRMIKDLHKNPKSE; from the coding sequence ATGAGTGAGAGTGGCAAAAAGTTGATCCGCAACAGCACTGCGGAATTTCTCATCTTTACCGGGCAGGCTGGCGAACAGAGCATTGAAGTGAGATACGAAGATGAGACTATCTGGCTATCCCAGAAAATGATGGCAACTTTGTTTGAAGTGCATGTCGCAACAATAAATCAACATTTAAAAAACTGCTACGCACAGTTTGAAATTAATAAAAATGAAACTATTAGGAATTTCCTAATAGTTCAAACTGAGGGTGGGCGGGAAGTCAAAAGATCGGTCGATTTTTACAATCTTGACGCTGTTATTTCTGTAGGATACAGGGTTAATTCAATACGTGCAACACAGTTTCGTCAATGGGCTACCAGAGTTTTACATGATTTTGCAATCCGGGGCTATGTGTTGGATAAAAAGCGAATGGAAAATGGCTCATTCCTTAACGAAGATTATTTTGAGCATCTTCTTGAGGAAATTCGAGAGATCAGGCTCAGTGAGCGCCGGTTTTACCAGAAGATCACAGATATTTACGCCACAAGTGTGGATTACAATAAGAATGCACCTACAACCAAGGTATTTTTTGCAAGAGTACAGAACAAGTTGCATTTTGCCATACATGGACACACAGCAGCCGAACTTATTGTGGAGCGAGCAGACAGTACTAAAACTAACATGGGGCTTAGTACCTGGGAAAATGCACCAGATGGTAAGATCTTGAAGGGTGATGTTTCAGTTGCTAAAAATTATCTTGCAAAAGGTGAACTGGAATCATTAGGACGTATCGTTAACGCCTATCTGGATCTGGCGGAGGAAAGGGCAAGAAGAAGAATACCTATGACAATGGAAGATTGGGCTAAACGTCTGGATAAGTTCCTTGAGTTTGATGATCGGGCTGTTCTTCATGACAGTGGAAAAATTACTGCCGATGCTGCTAAAGAATATGCTGAAAGCGAGTTCCAAAAATACCGAATTGTGCAGGATCGGATGTTTGAATCTGATTTTGACAGAATGATCAAAGATCTGCACAAGAATCCAAAGTCTGAGTAA
- the dinD gene encoding DNA damage-inducible protein D yields the protein MNEKDIESEHYGTFDSIKNIDSDGREFWTARKLSKILNYSEYRHFLPVVEKAKEACQNSGYEISDHFEEFLDMVKIGSGAKRKIEDIRLSRYACYLIVQNGDPSKQIIATGQTYFAIQTRRQELADDKEFQRLKEEEKRLFLRNEMREHNKQLVETAQQAGVKSTLDFAIFQNHGYKGLYGGLGAKDIHRLKGLKRNQQILDNMGSTELAANLFRATQTEEKLRREKIQGKTKANDTHFEVGKKVRQTIEELGGTMPENLPTPEEDLKKLERRVKSAETKMIKGSELPERQGSGE from the coding sequence ATGAACGAGAAAGATATTGAAAGTGAGCACTATGGGACATTTGATAGTATAAAGAACATTGATTCTGATGGAAGAGAGTTCTGGACTGCACGAAAACTATCAAAAATCCTGAATTATTCTGAGTACAGGCATTTTTTACCAGTTGTAGAAAAAGCAAAAGAAGCATGCCAAAATAGTGGTTATGAGATTTCCGACCATTTCGAGGAGTTCCTCGATATGGTCAAGATCGGCTCAGGAGCTAAGAGAAAAATTGAAGATATCCGGCTTTCCCGCTATGCCTGCTACCTCATAGTTCAAAATGGGGACCCTTCAAAACAAATCATTGCAACGGGACAAACATATTTTGCGATACAGACACGCAGACAGGAACTTGCAGATGATAAGGAATTTCAGCGTCTGAAAGAAGAAGAGAAACGTTTGTTCCTGCGCAACGAGATGCGTGAACATAATAAGCAACTTGTTGAAACTGCTCAGCAAGCCGGAGTAAAATCTACTCTTGATTTCGCAATATTTCAAAACCACGGATATAAAGGTCTTTATGGAGGACTGGGAGCTAAAGATATTCACCGGCTAAAAGGACTGAAAAGGAATCAGCAGATTCTCGACAATATGGGCAGCACTGAGCTTGCAGCAAATCTGTTCCGTGCAACACAGACAGAAGAAAAACTGCGAAGAGAAAAGATACAAGGCAAAACAAAAGCCAACGATACTCATTTTGAAGTGGGTAAAAAAGTTCGCCAGACTATTGAAGAACTCGGCGGAACCATGCCCGAAAATCTACCAACCCCTGAAGAAGATTTGAAAAAACTGGAACGCCGTGTCAAGTCAGCAGAAACGAAGATGATCAAAGGTAGCGAACTGCCGGAGAGGCAGGGGAGTGGAGAATGA
- a CDS encoding restriction endonuclease subunit S encodes MKLPDGWGKERLSNISIIQTGIAKNQNTIENSIELPYLRVANVQDGFFDLNEIKTIRIPHEKVKRYRLVSGDVLLTEGGDFDKLGRGAVWYEQIKDCVHQNHIFVVRPNKKHIISEFLSAQTGSTYGKKYFISCSKQSTNLASINSTQLKAFPVILPPLPEQKAIADLLSTWDEAIEKTERLIRAKEKQFKWLLDYLIFKPCHERKWKEVRLNKLFESMTQKNAVAETNVLTTSAEHGLVSQLKYYKKSVSAKDVSGYYLLKKGDFAYNRSSSNGYPYGVIKRLDESDQGVLSTLYISMRPISGQEMNSDFYVYLFESGILNRKLRGICQEGARSHGLLNLSKSDYFAMKIPYPTIETQNEVAEILNLAGNEIELIRSTLEKYKTQKRVLMQKMLTGEWRVMSDVVKSYEEKHETPKCPREVALSECRI; translated from the coding sequence ATGAAGTTGCCTGATGGATGGGGAAAAGAACGTTTGAGCAATATATCAATCATTCAGACAGGTATCGCAAAAAATCAAAATACTATCGAAAACTCGATAGAGCTCCCATATCTACGTGTTGCCAATGTGCAGGATGGATTTTTTGATCTTAATGAAATTAAAACTATTAGGATTCCACATGAAAAAGTAAAACGTTATAGACTTGTCAGTGGAGATGTATTGCTAACAGAAGGAGGAGATTTTGACAAATTAGGTAGAGGTGCTGTGTGGTATGAACAAATTAAAGACTGTGTCCATCAAAACCATATTTTCGTAGTTAGACCTAATAAAAAACACATAATTTCTGAGTTTCTTTCAGCACAAACAGGAAGCACTTATGGAAAAAAATACTTCATTAGTTGTTCAAAACAAAGTACAAATCTTGCCAGCATAAATTCAACGCAACTTAAAGCATTTCCTGTTATTCTTCCCCCACTCCCCGAACAAAAAGCCATTGCCGACTTACTCTCCACATGGGATGAGGCCATCGAGAAAACTGAAAGGCTGATTCGGGCGAAGGAGAAGCAGTTTAAGTGGTTGTTAGATTATCTTATTTTCAAACCCTGCCATGAACGAAAATGGAAGGAAGTCAGATTAAATAAGCTTTTTGAGTCAATGACACAAAAAAATGCCGTTGCTGAAACGAATGTACTTACCACTTCTGCCGAACACGGTTTGGTAAGTCAATTAAAATACTACAAGAAAAGCGTATCTGCTAAAGATGTTTCGGGATATTATCTCCTAAAAAAAGGTGATTTTGCATATAATCGGAGCTCATCAAATGGGTATCCCTATGGAGTTATTAAACGGCTTGATGAAAGTGACCAAGGAGTTCTTTCAACTCTGTATATCTCAATGAGACCTATTTCTGGTCAAGAGATGAACTCCGACTTTTATGTTTACCTCTTTGAATCAGGTATCCTCAATCGGAAACTTAGGGGAATTTGTCAGGAAGGCGCAAGAAGCCATGGGCTTCTTAATCTTTCAAAGTCGGATTATTTCGCAATGAAAATTCCATATCCTACAATCGAAACCCAAAATGAGGTTGCAGAGATTCTTAATTTAGCAGGAAACGAAATTGAACTTATTCGCTCTACACTTGAAAAATATAAAACCCAGAAACGCGTCCTGATGCAGAAGATGCTTACAGGCGAGTGGCGGGTTATGTCTGATGTAGTGAAATCCTACGAGGAAAAACACGAAACTCCAAAGTGTCCCAGAGAAGTGGCACTCAGTGAGTGCCGAATTTAA
- a CDS encoding type I restriction endonuclease subunit R, with product MDTFETNEKILSQIPAVQLLINMSYEYLTPCEALKERQNRTSNVLLENILRSQLKKINRIQYRGNEYLFSEENIQSAIEKLKNIRYDGLLKTNESVYDLLTLGTAMEQTIEGNSRSFNLNYIDWRNPERNSFHVTVEYSVQRSRSTETVRPDIVLFVNGIPFSVIECKAPQIDVAQAVSQSIRNQNDDHIPKLFTYTQLLLATNKNDAKYATTGSATKFWSIWKEKQTEAGNPEFEKLHELVNKSLEKDIISKIAATFNIEPETLEKERLVTEQDRTIYSLCRPERLLELAWKFTVFDAGIKKIARYQQYFVIRSTLRRIKQFKEDGARRGGIIWHTQGSGKSLTMVMLARNLALDPEIFNPRIVLVTDRDDLDKQLGNTFAACGLEANRASSGRNLLELISNKESGIITTLIHKFDKAYAAEKYQDESPDIFVLVDESHRTQFGSFSARMRQIFPNACYLGFTGTPLMKKEKNSFTKFGGLLEPHYSITQAVEDGAVVPLLYEGRHVEMTQNQVAVDLWFERHTQGLTDDQKADLKRKYARAEMLNKAGQVIYMRAFDISEHYRENWQGTGFKAQLVAPSKPAALKYHEYLSEIGTVSSEVVISPPDMRESFDETDDEATDDVVKFWQKMMKRYGNEDEYTKQIINQFKHGNDPEILIVVSKLLTGFDAPKNTVLYLCRVLREHTLLQAIARVNRIHEDKEFGFIIDYASILGELDKALTMYSAFEGFDESDLAGTLSSINREIEKLPERYSNLWDLFKTVKHAYDEEEYELLLADEEIRDEFYARLSEYSRNLSIALSSDRFLSETDEDILSRYKADLHKFQSLKKSVKLRYAEAIDYRDYEPKIKKLLDTHIQADEVIQLNKPVNIFDNEMFDQVKEEHGIYVTKKTTASRADTIAHATRKVIIEKMDTDPAFYEKFSKLIQQVIEDFRAKRISDLDYLIKVTDIRNKIVGKVHDKVPDQLIDNEDAIAYYGVIKPFIKKNELDENELDPIIADTSIAIHGIIQKHNKVNFWDDEDAKNQTVNEIDDYLYDELKNGKDIDLSTEQMDGIIDKVMQVAEHRSYK from the coding sequence ATGGACACATTCGAGACAAACGAAAAGATCCTGTCACAAATTCCGGCAGTACAACTTCTCATTAACATGAGTTATGAATACCTGACTCCCTGCGAGGCGCTGAAGGAAAGGCAGAACCGCACGTCCAATGTGCTCCTTGAGAACATCCTTCGCAGCCAGCTAAAGAAAATAAACCGGATACAGTACAGGGGAAACGAGTACCTGTTCAGTGAAGAGAACATACAGTCTGCCATCGAGAAACTCAAGAACATAAGGTACGACGGACTGCTGAAAACCAACGAATCCGTATATGATCTCCTGACCCTTGGAACAGCAATGGAGCAAACCATCGAAGGCAACTCCAGGAGCTTTAACCTGAACTACATCGACTGGCGAAATCCTGAAAGGAACAGCTTCCATGTAACTGTTGAGTACAGTGTCCAGCGCTCCAGAAGCACCGAAACTGTCCGACCGGATATTGTGTTATTCGTCAACGGAATTCCTTTTTCTGTAATTGAATGCAAAGCACCGCAAATAGACGTTGCCCAAGCAGTATCACAGTCCATCAGGAACCAGAACGACGACCACATTCCAAAACTCTTCACTTACACTCAACTCTTACTTGCCACAAACAAGAACGATGCAAAATATGCAACAACAGGAAGCGCCACAAAGTTCTGGAGTATCTGGAAAGAAAAACAAACAGAAGCAGGCAATCCTGAATTTGAAAAACTTCATGAACTGGTCAACAAGTCTCTGGAAAAAGACATAATTTCAAAAATTGCAGCCACATTTAACATTGAGCCCGAAACACTGGAAAAAGAGCGTCTTGTTACCGAACAGGACAGAACGATATATTCACTATGCCGTCCTGAAAGGTTGCTGGAACTCGCATGGAAGTTTACCGTGTTTGATGCCGGCATCAAGAAAATAGCCAGATACCAGCAGTATTTTGTCATTAGATCAACCCTCAGACGCATAAAACAATTCAAAGAAGACGGAGCCCGCAGAGGAGGAATAATCTGGCACACACAGGGATCAGGCAAATCACTGACAATGGTAATGCTGGCAAGAAACCTTGCCCTTGATCCTGAAATATTTAACCCCCGTATAGTCCTGGTCACAGACAGGGACGACCTTGATAAGCAGCTTGGAAACACATTTGCAGCCTGTGGACTTGAAGCAAACCGCGCCAGCTCCGGACGAAATCTTCTGGAACTTATCAGCAACAAAGAATCAGGCATCATAACCACGTTAATTCATAAATTCGACAAAGCCTATGCCGCAGAAAAATACCAGGATGAATCCCCAGACATTTTCGTTCTTGTCGACGAGAGCCACCGAACACAATTCGGTTCATTCTCTGCACGCATGAGACAGATATTCCCCAATGCATGCTATCTTGGATTCACCGGAACTCCCCTGATGAAAAAGGAAAAGAACAGCTTCACCAAATTCGGAGGACTTCTAGAACCTCATTATTCCATAACACAGGCAGTCGAGGACGGTGCAGTTGTTCCACTTCTCTATGAAGGCAGACATGTGGAAATGACCCAGAACCAGGTAGCTGTTGACCTCTGGTTCGAGCGCCATACCCAGGGACTCACCGACGATCAGAAAGCAGACCTCAAACGCAAATATGCCAGAGCCGAAATGCTCAACAAAGCCGGGCAGGTCATCTACATGCGAGCATTCGACATCAGTGAGCATTACCGTGAGAACTGGCAGGGAACTGGATTCAAGGCTCAGCTTGTAGCTCCAAGTAAACCTGCTGCCCTGAAATATCATGAATACTTAAGCGAAATTGGCACCGTATCATCAGAAGTTGTTATTTCCCCACCGGACATGCGTGAAAGTTTCGATGAGACAGATGATGAAGCAACCGACGATGTTGTCAAATTCTGGCAAAAAATGATGAAACGCTATGGCAATGAAGACGAATACACAAAACAGATCATCAACCAGTTCAAACATGGAAACGACCCCGAAATACTGATAGTAGTAAGCAAACTGCTCACCGGATTTGACGCTCCTAAAAATACCGTCCTGTATCTGTGCAGAGTTTTACGGGAACACACCCTTCTCCAGGCTATTGCAAGAGTAAATCGTATTCATGAAGACAAAGAGTTCGGATTCATCATTGATTACGCAAGCATTCTCGGAGAACTGGACAAAGCCCTGACAATGTACAGCGCATTTGAAGGCTTCGATGAATCTGATCTTGCAGGTACACTCAGTTCGATAAACAGGGAAATTGAAAAACTACCGGAAAGATACTCAAACCTCTGGGATCTCTTCAAAACAGTAAAACACGCCTATGATGAAGAAGAATACGAACTTTTACTGGCAGACGAAGAAATCAGAGACGAGTTCTATGCCCGTCTTTCCGAATATTCCAGAAATCTCTCAATTGCTCTTTCTTCAGACCGCTTTTTATCAGAAACAGACGAGGATATATTATCAAGATACAAAGCCGACCTCCATAAATTCCAATCTCTGAAAAAGTCAGTTAAACTGCGATATGCAGAAGCAATTGATTACAGAGATTACGAACCAAAAATTAAGAAGCTTCTGGATACACACATACAGGCAGATGAAGTAATACAGCTCAACAAACCCGTCAATATTTTCGATAATGAGATGTTCGATCAGGTAAAGGAAGAACATGGCATCTATGTTACGAAAAAGACCACTGCCTCCCGAGCCGATACGATCGCACATGCCACCCGGAAAGTTATCATTGAGAAAATGGACACTGACCCTGCCTTCTACGAAAAATTCTCAAAGCTCATACAACAGGTCATTGAAGATTTCAGAGCAAAGAGGATCTCAGATCTTGACTATTTGATTAAAGTCACAGATATCAGAAACAAAATAGTTGGAAAAGTACATGATAAAGTACCAGATCAACTAATTGATAATGAAGACGCTATAGCTTATTACGGAGTTATCAAGCCCTTTATAAAAAAGAATGAACTGGACGAAAATGAATTAGATCCCATTATCGCAGATACTTCCATAGCTATCCATGGAATCATTCAGAAACACAACAAAGTCAATTTCTGGGACGATGAAGATGCTAAAAACCAAACCGTCAATGAAATTGATGACTATCTGTACGATGAATTGAAAAATGGAAAAGATATCGACCTGTCAACTGAACAGATGGACGGAATCATAGACAAGGTCATGCAGGTTGCAGAACACAGGAGTTACAAATGA